A single window of Achromobacter xylosoxidans DNA harbors:
- a CDS encoding LysR family transcriptional regulator, with amino-acid sequence MLERIHLSIVQQVEKQGSLTAAAGVLSLTQSALSHSMKKLEQQLGTDVWLREGRSLRLTQAGQYLLAVANRVLPQLDLAEERLGQFAQGERGALRIGMECHPCYQWLLKVVSPYLAAWPDVDVDVKQKFQFGGIGALFGYEIDLLVTPDPLFKPGLKFEPVFDYEQVLVVAKGHPLASVAHVKPQQLTQEVLISYPVDIERLDIYNQFLLPAGVTPRRHKAIETTDIMVQMVASGRGVAALPRWLVEEYAARMDVVPVRLGARGIAKQIFLGAREADTAIDYVRAFIELARQPAAAATVAQQANS; translated from the coding sequence ATGCTTGAGCGCATCCATCTCAGCATCGTCCAGCAGGTCGAAAAGCAGGGTTCATTGACGGCCGCCGCGGGCGTGCTGAGCCTGACCCAGTCCGCCTTGAGCCACAGCATGAAGAAGCTGGAGCAGCAGCTGGGCACCGACGTCTGGCTGCGCGAAGGCCGCAGCCTGCGCCTGACGCAGGCCGGCCAGTACCTGCTGGCGGTGGCGAACCGCGTGCTGCCGCAGCTGGACCTGGCCGAAGAGCGCCTGGGCCAGTTCGCGCAGGGCGAGCGCGGCGCGCTGCGCATCGGCATGGAATGCCATCCTTGCTACCAGTGGCTGCTCAAGGTGGTTTCCCCCTATCTGGCCGCGTGGCCCGACGTGGATGTGGACGTCAAGCAGAAGTTCCAGTTCGGCGGGATCGGCGCGCTGTTCGGCTACGAGATCGACCTGCTGGTCACGCCCGACCCGCTGTTCAAGCCGGGCCTGAAGTTCGAGCCGGTGTTCGACTACGAGCAGGTGCTGGTGGTGGCCAAGGGCCATCCGCTGGCGTCGGTGGCGCATGTGAAGCCCCAGCAGTTGACCCAGGAAGTGCTGATCAGTTACCCCGTGGATATCGAGCGGCTGGACATCTACAACCAGTTCCTGTTGCCGGCCGGGGTCACGCCCAGGCGCCACAAGGCCATCGAGACCACCGACATCATGGTGCAGATGGTGGCCAGCGGCCGCGGCGTGGCCGCCTTGCCGCGCTGGCTGGTGGAGGAATACGCCGCCCGGATGGACGTGGTGCCGGTGCGGCTCGGCGCCCGCGGCATCGCCAAGCAGATCTTCCTGGGGGCGCGCGAGGCCGACACGGCTATCGATTATGTGCGCGCCTTCATCGAGCTGGCCCGCCAGCCGGCCGCCGCCGCCACCGTTGCGCAACAAGCCAACAGTTGA
- a CDS encoding methylenetetrahydrofolate reductase yields the protein MSLIPRGTPFFPGNITDDCSLEVSVKDIAALTAAASRLPPGSTISIPYLPGQDDDARLAAARAVRGLGLEPMPHLSARRIASLADLEAFVSRAVAEAGVERCFVIAGDPSTPAGPFADSAALIETGVFERAGIKVVGVGAHPDGHPVMSAAQRWEVLERKCRGIGARGMSPLIVTQFGFDADIVLAWLEALRARGLEHPVRVGVPGPAGIAVLARYAALCGVGACASMWAKYGISLGKLFGTAGPDVFVDRLAAGLTDAHGKVSLHFFPFGGIAQSVSWLERYRARSGQPGCATASLP from the coding sequence ATGTCCTTGATTCCTCGCGGTACCCCTTTCTTTCCCGGCAACATCACCGACGACTGTTCGTTGGAAGTCAGCGTGAAGGACATTGCCGCGCTGACCGCGGCAGCGTCGCGGCTACCGCCCGGGTCGACCATTTCCATTCCCTACCTGCCGGGCCAGGACGATGACGCCCGGCTGGCCGCCGCGCGGGCCGTGCGCGGACTGGGCCTGGAACCCATGCCGCACCTGTCCGCGCGCCGCATTGCCTCGCTGGCCGACCTGGAGGCGTTCGTCTCGCGGGCGGTGGCCGAGGCCGGCGTTGAGCGCTGCTTCGTGATCGCGGGCGATCCGTCGACGCCGGCGGGGCCGTTTGCCGATAGCGCCGCGCTGATCGAGACGGGCGTTTTCGAGCGCGCGGGCATCAAGGTGGTCGGCGTGGGCGCGCATCCGGATGGCCATCCGGTCATGAGCGCGGCCCAGCGGTGGGAGGTGCTGGAACGCAAGTGCCGCGGCATCGGCGCGCGCGGCATGTCGCCCTTGATCGTCACGCAGTTTGGATTCGATGCCGACATCGTGCTGGCGTGGCTCGAAGCGCTGCGCGCGCGCGGCCTCGAACACCCCGTGCGCGTGGGCGTGCCGGGACCCGCCGGTATCGCGGTGCTGGCGCGCTATGCCGCCTTGTGCGGGGTCGGCGCCTGCGCATCGATGTGGGCCAAGTACGGTATCTCCCTGGGCAAGCTGTTTGGCACCGCGGGGCCGGACGTTTTCGTGGATCGGCTGGCCGCCGGACTGACGGACGCGCATGGTAAGGTGAGCCTGCATTTCTTCCCGTTCGGAGGGATCGCGCAGTCCGTGAGCTGGCTGGAACGGTATCGCGCCCGCTCCGGGCAACCGGGTTGCGCCACGGCATCCCTGCCGTGA
- a CDS encoding zinc-dependent alcohol dehydrogenase family protein — protein MKALVLTAFGGPQSFELRDVPKPVPQAGQVLVRVHATSINPLDYQVRRGDYPDLVALPAITGHDVSGVVEAVGPGVSAFVPGDEVWYTPQIFDGPGSYAEYHVAAESIVGRKPASLSHLEAASLTLVGGTAWEALVVRAGLRVGESILVHGGAGGVGHVAIQLAKAVGARVFTTVRDSNVDFARSLGADVPIDYEKEDYVEAILRETDGRGVDVVFDTIGGNTLARSPDALAQLGRVVSIVDIAQPQNLIQAWGKNASYHFVFTRQNRGKLDELSALVARGQLRPHVGAVYPLADIPAAHARLESANNGLRGKIAIAVAD, from the coding sequence ATGAAAGCCCTCGTCCTCACCGCCTTTGGCGGCCCGCAATCCTTCGAACTGCGCGACGTCCCCAAACCCGTGCCGCAAGCGGGCCAGGTCCTGGTCCGCGTCCACGCCACTTCCATCAACCCGCTGGACTACCAGGTCCGCCGGGGCGACTACCCCGATCTGGTCGCCCTGCCCGCCATCACCGGCCATGACGTCTCCGGCGTGGTCGAAGCCGTCGGGCCCGGCGTGAGCGCCTTCGTGCCAGGCGATGAAGTCTGGTACACCCCGCAGATCTTCGACGGCCCCGGCAGCTACGCCGAATACCACGTGGCCGCCGAAAGCATCGTGGGCAGGAAGCCCGCCTCGCTGAGCCATCTGGAAGCGGCCAGCCTGACGCTGGTCGGCGGCACCGCGTGGGAAGCGCTGGTCGTGCGCGCCGGCTTGCGTGTGGGAGAGAGCATCCTGGTGCACGGCGGCGCCGGCGGCGTCGGCCACGTCGCCATCCAGCTCGCGAAAGCCGTCGGCGCCAGGGTGTTCACGACCGTGCGCGACAGCAATGTCGACTTCGCGCGCAGCCTGGGCGCGGACGTCCCCATCGACTACGAGAAGGAAGATTATGTCGAGGCCATCCTGCGCGAGACCGACGGGCGCGGCGTCGACGTGGTGTTCGACACCATCGGCGGCAACACGCTGGCGCGCAGCCCCGACGCGCTGGCGCAACTGGGCCGCGTGGTGAGCATCGTGGATATCGCGCAGCCGCAGAACCTGATCCAGGCGTGGGGCAAGAACGCCAGTTATCACTTCGTTTTCACGCGGCAGAACCGCGGGAAGCTGGACGAGTTGAGCGCGTTGGTGGCGCGTGGGCAACTACGGCCGCACGTGGGCGCGGTGTATCCGCTTGCCGATATTCCGGCGGCGCATGCGCGGTTGGAGAGTGCGAACAACGGGCTGCGGGGAAAGATCGCGATCGCGGTGGCCGATTGA
- a CDS encoding IucA/IucC family protein has product MELSSSTGRLHSVWTQALQTEAFQRNGIHQADLIAVLPRVRERAFQRLMQALLREKLIPPGRIQQAHGRSILPLGDEGAYLTFGSLRPGPMASWYLAGPVLLHRSPNPSRELELPSDLIEQLVPLLAPIPGVEVIEQLKRELDDSFRNDSLCLAFHDNWNARLLKQTRDAHTDSLLQWLRSPDAPRNPTQLLEQWGTLGHPWHPGYKAKLGMDTREVIGCAPEFEAHVRLPLVALHRGVAHTESMSEPAYPTWWRGAFPHEARTWDSALRALGREPADFLPLPVHPFQLSTLREAFAAEIAQGQLILPDDTAIAGCPGMSFRTLWTEGADPRHMPMVKLPVALRLTSVQRTLSPRSARMGPRISRLLATIRQREPQLAQSWDFVPERHGIHVLLEPANDERARHLGVLYRDNPTSRLHSGQMAIPVGSLFVEDHNNEPLLRQWVAIAQGASDHQSALRFFQDYVATALPGLLDLYLIYGIAFEAHQQNSFMVMDDAGRPSRLLIRDFGDLRIHRPSLVRQGLTLEIHDPALTLFDDPDFVRAKLLHAGFMCHLGELALLCQRHWPELDEQALWSALARQVAERFDHVRPRTETDRWQSERAAFLENPWPAKSFLRMRLARTQNDITGQMDNPLRAWIGDA; this is encoded by the coding sequence ATGGAGCTTTCCAGCAGCACCGGACGCCTGCATTCCGTATGGACGCAGGCGCTTCAGACCGAAGCGTTTCAGCGTAATGGCATCCATCAGGCCGACCTGATTGCCGTACTCCCCCGGGTTCGTGAACGTGCGTTTCAGCGTCTGATGCAAGCGTTGCTGCGAGAGAAGCTGATACCGCCTGGGCGCATCCAACAAGCGCATGGGCGAAGCATCCTGCCCCTCGGCGACGAGGGCGCTTACCTCACCTTTGGGAGCCTGCGGCCGGGGCCCATGGCCAGTTGGTACCTCGCTGGTCCCGTGCTGCTTCACCGTTCTCCGAATCCTTCACGCGAACTGGAACTTCCCTCGGACTTGATCGAACAATTGGTTCCCTTGCTGGCCCCCATCCCCGGCGTCGAGGTGATCGAACAACTGAAACGCGAACTCGACGACAGCTTCCGCAACGACAGCCTGTGCCTGGCGTTTCATGACAATTGGAACGCGCGATTATTGAAGCAGACTCGCGACGCGCATACCGACAGCCTGTTGCAATGGTTGCGATCACCGGACGCGCCCCGCAATCCCACGCAACTGCTGGAACAGTGGGGAACCCTCGGCCATCCTTGGCATCCCGGCTACAAAGCCAAGCTCGGCATGGACACCCGGGAAGTCATTGGCTGCGCCCCGGAATTCGAAGCGCACGTGCGTCTTCCGCTTGTCGCGCTACACCGAGGGGTAGCGCATACCGAGTCGATGTCGGAGCCTGCCTATCCGACCTGGTGGCGCGGGGCTTTTCCACACGAAGCGCGTACCTGGGATTCGGCGCTGCGTGCGCTGGGACGCGAGCCGGCAGACTTCCTACCCTTGCCGGTGCATCCCTTTCAGCTCTCAACCCTGCGGGAAGCATTCGCCGCCGAAATCGCACAGGGTCAGTTGATCCTGCCAGACGACACTGCGATCGCAGGCTGTCCCGGTATGTCCTTCCGTACGTTGTGGACTGAGGGCGCCGATCCGCGGCATATGCCAATGGTGAAGCTGCCCGTCGCGTTGCGCCTGACCAGTGTGCAACGTACGCTCTCTCCGCGATCGGCAAGGATGGGGCCTCGCATCAGCCGTTTGCTGGCGACCATCAGGCAACGCGAGCCGCAACTGGCCCAGTCATGGGACTTCGTTCCCGAGCGGCACGGCATCCATGTCTTGCTGGAACCGGCCAACGACGAGCGCGCGCGCCACCTCGGCGTTCTCTATCGGGACAACCCGACAAGTCGATTGCATTCAGGCCAGATGGCGATACCCGTCGGCAGCCTGTTCGTCGAAGACCACAACAACGAACCTTTGCTACGCCAATGGGTCGCGATCGCGCAAGGCGCAAGCGACCATCAGTCGGCACTGCGGTTCTTCCAGGACTATGTCGCCACGGCCCTACCCGGCCTGCTCGATCTATACCTGATCTACGGCATCGCCTTCGAAGCCCATCAACAGAACAGCTTCATGGTCATGGATGACGCCGGCCGACCATCCCGGCTGCTGATCCGCGATTTCGGCGATCTGCGCATCCACCGTCCCAGCCTGGTCCGGCAGGGTCTCACGCTGGAGATCCACGACCCCGCGCTGACGCTCTTTGACGACCCCGACTTCGTGCGCGCCAAGCTGCTGCACGCCGGCTTCATGTGCCATCTCGGCGAACTGGCCCTGCTGTGCCAGCGCCATTGGCCGGAACTGGATGAGCAAGCGCTCTGGTCCGCGCTCGCCCGGCAGGTCGCCGAACGCTTCGATCATGTCCGCCCACGGACGGAGACTGACCGCTGGCAATCCGAACGCGCCGCGTTTCTCGAAAACCCCTGGCCCGCCAAGAGTTTCCTGCGCATGCGCTTGGCCCGGACCCAGAACGACATCACCGGCCAAATGGACAACCCGCTACGCGCGTGGATCGGCGATGCATGA
- a CDS encoding methionine synthase: protein MKKLLPTSTAGSLPKPSWLAQPEKLWSPWKLQDQELVEGKQDALRLALHEQQHAGIDIVSDGEQTRQHFVTTFIEHLDGVDFEKRETVRIRDRYDASVPTVVGAVSRQKPVFVEDAKFLRQQTTQPIKWALPGPMTMIDTLYDAHYKSREKLAWEFAKILNQEARELEAAGVDIIQFDEPAFNVFFDEVNDWGIATLERAIEGLKCETAVHICYGYGIKANTDWKKTLGSEWRQYEESFPKLQQSSIDIVSLECHNSHVPIDLIELIRGKKVMVGAIDVASDKIETPEEVANTLRKALKFVDADKLYPCTNCGMAPLSRAIAHGKLLALSEGAEIVRKELQG from the coding sequence ATGAAAAAACTACTGCCCACTTCGACCGCCGGCAGCCTGCCCAAACCCTCCTGGCTGGCCCAGCCTGAAAAGCTCTGGTCGCCCTGGAAGCTGCAGGACCAGGAACTGGTCGAAGGCAAGCAGGACGCCCTGCGCCTGGCCCTGCACGAACAACAGCACGCCGGCATCGACATCGTCAGCGACGGCGAGCAGACCCGCCAGCACTTCGTCACCACCTTCATCGAGCACCTGGACGGCGTCGATTTCGAAAAGCGCGAAACCGTCCGGATCCGCGACCGCTACGACGCCAGCGTGCCGACCGTCGTCGGCGCCGTGAGCCGCCAGAAACCGGTCTTCGTCGAAGACGCCAAGTTCCTGCGCCAGCAGACCACGCAGCCCATCAAATGGGCCCTGCCCGGCCCCATGACGATGATCGACACCCTCTACGACGCCCACTACAAGAGCCGCGAAAAGCTGGCCTGGGAATTCGCCAAGATCCTCAACCAGGAAGCCAGGGAACTGGAAGCCGCCGGCGTCGACATCATCCAGTTCGACGAGCCGGCCTTCAACGTCTTCTTCGACGAGGTGAACGACTGGGGCATCGCCACCCTGGAACGCGCCATCGAAGGCCTGAAGTGCGAAACCGCCGTGCACATCTGCTACGGCTACGGCATCAAGGCCAACACCGACTGGAAGAAGACGCTGGGCTCGGAGTGGCGCCAGTACGAGGAATCCTTCCCCAAACTGCAGCAATCCAGCATCGATATCGTTTCGCTGGAATGCCATAACTCGCATGTGCCCATCGACCTGATCGAACTGATCCGCGGCAAGAAGGTAATGGTGGGCGCGATCGACGTGGCCAGCGACAAAATCGAAACGCCGGAGGAAGTGGCCAACACGCTGCGCAAGGCGCTCAAGTTCGTCGACGCCGACAAGCTCTATCCCTGCACGAACTGCGGCATGGCGCCGCTGTCGCGCGCCATCGCGCACGGCAAACTGCTGGCGCTGAGCGAAGGCGCGGAGATCGTCCGGAAGGAATTGCAGGGGTGA
- a CDS encoding DUF1852 domain-containing protein, with translation MSNDFTFSIKSLSFDENYRPSDNTRITTNFANLARGESRQENLRNTLRMIDKRFNNLAHWDNPKGDRYAVELEIITAEMHIGAASGGDVFPLIEILKTNIVDKANNERIEGIVGNNFSSYVRDYDFSVLLPEHNNDKPTFSTPDNFGDLHGKLFKHFVNSSAYKERFSKPPVICISASSSKTYHRTENQHPILGVEYQQNELSSTDEYFEKMGLRVRYFMPPGSAAPLAFYFQGDLLGHYTNLELISIISTMETFQKIYRPEIYNANSAAGKLYQPSLKNQDYSLTQIVYDREERSQLAVKQGKFTEEHFIKPYKHVLESWAANYAH, from the coding sequence ATGAGCAACGATTTCACCTTCAGCATCAAGAGCCTTTCTTTTGATGAAAACTATCGTCCCTCGGACAACACGCGCATCACCACCAACTTCGCCAACCTGGCCCGGGGCGAAAGCCGCCAGGAAAACCTGCGCAACACGCTGCGGATGATCGACAAGCGGTTCAACAACCTGGCGCATTGGGACAACCCCAAAGGCGACCGCTACGCCGTCGAACTCGAGATCATCACCGCCGAAATGCATATCGGCGCCGCCAGCGGTGGCGACGTCTTTCCGCTGATCGAGATCCTGAAGACCAATATCGTCGACAAGGCCAACAACGAGCGCATCGAAGGCATCGTGGGGAACAACTTCTCCTCGTACGTGCGCGACTACGACTTCAGCGTGCTGCTGCCCGAGCACAACAACGACAAGCCCACCTTCAGCACCCCGGACAATTTCGGCGATCTGCACGGCAAGCTGTTCAAGCACTTCGTCAATTCCAGCGCCTACAAAGAGCGGTTCAGCAAGCCGCCCGTCATCTGCATCAGCGCCTCCAGCAGCAAGACCTACCACCGGACCGAGAACCAGCACCCCATCCTGGGCGTCGAGTATCAACAAAACGAGCTCTCGTCGACCGACGAGTACTTCGAGAAGATGGGCCTGCGCGTGCGCTACTTCATGCCCCCGGGCAGCGCCGCCCCCCTGGCCTTCTACTTCCAGGGCGACCTGCTGGGCCACTACACCAATCTGGAGCTGATCAGCATCATCAGCACGATGGAGACCTTCCAGAAGATCTACCGCCCCGAGATCTACAACGCCAACTCCGCGGCCGGAAAGCTCTATCAACCCAGCCTGAAAAACCAGGACTACTCGCTGACGCAGATCGTCTACGACCGCGAAGAACGCAGCCAGCTGGCCGTCAAGCAAGGCAAGTTCACCGAAGAACACTTCATCAAGCCGTACAAGCACGTGCTCGAAAGCTGGGCCGCCAACTACGCGCACTAA
- a CDS encoding pentapeptide repeat-containing protein: MQAKDARARWQAEQLQLAGRRLLDAAKSMRMGAMPESPFGLTDEGFEDYRGVTLAEAVRYLSIERVDLSDAVFKDGASINESEAKGCKFERMDMRNVFVRRKFDSCSFVGAKLNGARLGGEFIGCDFSRSNLSRSFATDCKFVDCKFAGANLSGIHFISCVFEGCDFTGVKALSGSVARSRFVGGVALAQLQGCITDGVVIR; the protein is encoded by the coding sequence ATGCAGGCAAAAGACGCACGTGCCAGATGGCAGGCAGAGCAGTTGCAGTTGGCCGGAAGACGTCTTCTCGATGCGGCCAAGTCCATGAGGATGGGGGCGATGCCGGAATCGCCGTTCGGACTCACCGATGAGGGCTTTGAGGACTACCGAGGGGTTACGCTCGCTGAAGCGGTTCGCTACCTGAGCATCGAAAGGGTCGATCTCTCCGATGCCGTGTTCAAAGACGGGGCCAGCATCAATGAGTCCGAGGCAAAGGGATGCAAGTTTGAGCGCATGGATATGCGTAACGTGTTTGTGCGAAGGAAATTCGATTCGTGCAGCTTTGTCGGCGCGAAGCTCAATGGGGCGCGGTTGGGCGGGGAGTTCATTGGCTGTGACTTCTCGCGCTCGAATCTATCCAGGTCCTTTGCGACAGACTGCAAGTTTGTCGATTGCAAGTTTGCCGGGGCAAATCTCTCAGGCATTCACTTCATCAGTTGCGTATTCGAAGGGTGTGACTTCACGGGAGTCAAGGCCCTGTCTGGATCCGTTGCCAGGAGCAGGTTCGTTGGCGGTGTTGCCCTCGCGCAGCTGCAAGGCTGTATCACGGATGGGGTCGTGATTCGTTAG
- the msuE gene encoding FMN reductase, producing the protein MTRPLRLVAVSGGLQRPSKSAALAQHLMDLIADDVPCEQRLVELGQLVPHLAGATWRTHLPDTVERDLDAVEQADVLVVATPVFRGSYTGLFKHFFDFIHQDALIDKPVLLAATGGSERHALMIDHQLRPLFSFFQARTLPLGVYATDKDFADYRLRDEALIERARLAIERALPLIALSRHAGAVAAVEAFAA; encoded by the coding sequence ATGACACGTCCACTCCGTCTAGTAGCCGTTTCCGGCGGACTGCAACGCCCCTCCAAATCCGCCGCCCTGGCGCAGCACCTGATGGACCTGATCGCCGACGACGTCCCGTGCGAACAGCGCCTGGTCGAACTGGGCCAGCTCGTCCCGCACCTGGCCGGCGCCACCTGGCGCACCCACCTGCCCGACACCGTGGAGCGGGACCTTGACGCGGTCGAACAGGCGGACGTGCTGGTAGTGGCCACCCCGGTCTTTCGCGGCTCCTACACGGGGCTGTTCAAGCATTTCTTCGACTTCATCCACCAGGACGCCTTGATCGACAAGCCCGTCCTGCTGGCTGCCACCGGCGGCAGCGAACGCCATGCCCTGATGATCGACCACCAGCTGCGGCCGCTGTTCAGCTTCTTCCAGGCCCGCACCTTGCCGTTGGGCGTCTACGCGACCGACAAGGATTTCGCCGACTACCGGCTGCGGGACGAAGCCTTGATCGAACGGGCCAGGCTGGCGATCGAACGGGCATTGCCCCTGATCGCGTTGTCGCGCCACGCAGGCGCCGTCGCCGCCGTGGAAGCCTTCGCAGCCTGA
- a CDS encoding ArsR/SmtB family transcription factor, with product MDLLDVFKALSNRTRLEILKGLKDPVNSFPPQDEGDVHTVGVCVSSIQEGVGLSQSTVSDYLATLQRAGLVEATRIGSWTYYKRNETTIRALAEIIGKEL from the coding sequence ATGGACCTGCTCGACGTCTTCAAAGCCCTCTCGAACCGCACGCGCCTTGAAATCCTGAAGGGTTTGAAGGACCCCGTGAACAGCTTCCCGCCGCAGGACGAAGGGGACGTGCATACGGTCGGCGTCTGCGTCAGCAGCATCCAGGAAGGCGTCGGACTGTCCCAGTCCACCGTGTCCGACTACCTGGCCACGCTGCAACGCGCCGGCCTGGTCGAAGCCACGCGCATCGGCTCGTGGACGTATTACAAGCGCAATGAAACCACCATCCGCGCCCTGGCCGAGATCATCGGAAAAGAGCTGTAG
- a CDS encoding ArsR/SmtB family transcription factor, with product MLEYQSQLDLAFHALADATRRGMLERLSRGPASVSELAAPYDSTLAAIHQHVRVLEASGLIVTEKRGRTRECRISAEAVMRVEQWLSERRQLWEDRFDRLGQLLEGEAGNHPGGLGAAPDQGGKTS from the coding sequence ATGCTTGAGTATCAATCCCAACTCGACCTGGCCTTCCATGCGCTTGCCGACGCGACGCGGCGCGGCATGCTCGAACGCCTGTCCCGCGGTCCGGCTTCGGTCAGCGAGCTGGCGGCGCCGTACGACTCGACGCTGGCAGCCATCCACCAACATGTCCGGGTGCTGGAAGCCAGCGGCCTGATCGTCACGGAAAAGCGCGGACGCACGCGCGAATGCCGGATTTCGGCCGAGGCGGTCATGCGGGTGGAGCAGTGGCTGAGCGAGCGTCGCCAGCTTTGGGAAGACCGATTCGACCGCCTCGGCCAATTGCTCGAAGGCGAAGCCGGCAATCACCCGGGCGGGCTGGGCGCCGCGCCCGATCAGGGAGGGAAGACATCATGA